The following proteins come from a genomic window of Aequorivita marisscotiae:
- the lysA gene encoding diaminopimelate decarboxylase → MKNQDLLAIAQEFGSPVYVYDAAKIEKQYKRLTSAFEKVERLKINYAVKALSNISVLKLLINMGSGLDTVSIQEVMLGLEAGAKPEDIIYTPNGISLEEIEKAAQLGVQINIDNLSILEQFGTNHPQTPVCIRINPHVMAGGNANISVGHIDSKFGISIHQMPLLKRIVENTGMNINGIHMHTGSDILDIDVFLYASEILFNAAENFDNLEFIDFGSGFKVPYKEGDIETNVEELGEKLSKRFNDFCKKYGKNLTLAFEPGKFLVSEAGQFLVKVNVIKQTTSTVFAQVDSGFNHLIRPMLYGSQHEIVNISRPKGRDRFYTVTGYICETDTFANNRRIPEIQEGDILSFHNAGAYCFTMASNYNSRYRPSEILWYNEKAHLIRKRETFDDILKNQIAIEL, encoded by the coding sequence ATGAAAAATCAAGACCTTTTGGCAATTGCCCAAGAATTCGGAAGCCCTGTTTATGTTTATGACGCCGCAAAAATTGAAAAGCAGTATAAACGTTTAACCAGCGCTTTTGAAAAGGTGGAACGTTTAAAGATAAATTATGCCGTTAAGGCGCTCTCAAATATTTCAGTATTAAAGTTGCTCATTAATATGGGGAGTGGTCTAGATACTGTTTCAATTCAAGAAGTGATGCTTGGTTTGGAAGCTGGTGCAAAACCTGAGGACATTATTTACACACCCAACGGAATTTCGCTCGAAGAAATTGAAAAAGCGGCGCAACTGGGCGTGCAGATTAATATTGACAATCTTTCCATATTAGAACAATTTGGAACCAACCACCCGCAAACACCTGTGTGTATTCGTATAAACCCTCACGTAATGGCTGGTGGAAATGCAAATATTTCGGTAGGGCATATTGATAGTAAATTTGGAATTTCAATCCATCAGATGCCGCTCTTAAAAAGAATTGTTGAAAATACCGGAATGAACATCAACGGAATCCATATGCACACCGGTAGCGATATTTTAGATATTGATGTTTTTCTTTACGCCTCGGAAATACTTTTTAATGCGGCCGAAAATTTTGATAATTTAGAATTTATCGACTTCGGAAGTGGTTTTAAAGTACCTTATAAAGAAGGCGATATTGAAACAAATGTAGAAGAATTGGGTGAAAAGCTGAGCAAACGATTTAACGATTTTTGTAAAAAATACGGAAAAAATCTAACCCTCGCTTTTGAGCCAGGCAAGTTTTTAGTTAGCGAGGCAGGACAATTTTTGGTGAAAGTAAACGTGATAAAACAAACTACTTCTACCGTATTTGCGCAAGTTGATAGCGGATTTAACCATTTAATCCGGCCAATGTTATACGGCTCACAACACGAAATAGTAAATATTTCCAGACCGAAAGGTAGAGATCGCTTTTATACAGTAACAGGTTATATTTGCGAAACCGATACCTTTGCCAACAATCGCCGTATTCCAGAAATACAGGAAGGCGATATACTTTCATTTCATAACGCCGGTGCGTACTGCTTCACTATGGCCAGCAATTATAATTCTAGATATCGCCCCTCAGAAATACTTTGGTATAATGAAAAAGCACACCTGATACGAAAAAGAGAAACTTTTGATGATATTTTAAAAAATCAAATTGCAATTGAATTATGA
- a CDS encoding cold-shock protein has product MNKGTVKFFNDTKGFGFITEEGTNKEHFVHISGLIDEVREGDEVEFDLQEGKKGLNAVNVKVL; this is encoded by the coding sequence ATGAACAAAGGAACAGTAAAATTCTTCAACGACACCAAAGGTTTTGGTTTTATCACTGAAGAAGGAACCAACAAAGAACATTTTGTACACATTTCAGGCCTAATCGACGAAGTTCGCGAAGGTGACGAAGTAGAATTTGATCTTCAAGAAGGTAAAAAAGGATTGAACGCGGTTAACGTAAAAGTACTTTAA